The nucleotide window TACAAAAAAAGCTATTGAAGTATCTATTGATGAAATGCCAACTGTACAAAAAATAAATCAAAGAGCAATAGCTGTGAATATTGAGAATAGAAGTCCTCTTTTAAGGTATCTTATATCAACAAATAACTGGGAACAAATTTTAGTTTTTATGGCAAATAAAAGAGCTTGCGATAATATTGCTTTTAAATTTAGAAAATATAATTTTGATGCTCTCTCTTTTCACGGTGATTTATCTCAAGAAGAAAGAAATGAAACTTTAAAAGATTTCAAAAATAAAAAAATAAAGATTTTATTTGCCACAGATATTGCAGCACGAGGACTTCATATAGATGATATAAGTTGTGTTGTAAATTTTGATTTACCAAGAGCAACAGCTGATTATATACATAGAATAGGAAGAACAGGGCGTGCTGGTAAAAGTGGAGAAGCTATATCTTTTATAGGATTAAAAGATTTTGAGCATTTTGCATTAATTGAAAAAAGATGTAATATTAAGTTAGAAAAAGAACAAATTGAAGGTTTTGAACTTATAGGTACACCTCAAAAAATAGAATCTACCGCACCTAAAAAAGGGAAAAGAAAAAGTAAAAAAGATAAACTAAGAGAGCAGAATTTAAAAGATTAATTCTTTTAAATTAATTTCTCAGGCTCGTGTAAATAATATCCTTGTGAATAATCAATATCTAATTTTTTAACACATTCATATACTTCTTTGTTATGTACAAATTCAGCTACTGTTTTTATATTTAAAGCTTTTGCAAAAGTTACAATAGTTTCAACTGTTAGTTCTAAATTTTTATCTAAATGAATATTTTTTATTAAAGAACCATCAATTTTAATAATATCAATATCAAGTTTGATTGTATATTCAAAGTTTGAGTAACCAGTACCAAAATCATCAATTGCTATTTTACAACCTATTTTTTTTGCATTTATTATAAAATTATTTACTTCTTGAAACTCTTCAATACCTTCTGATTCTACAATTTCAAAGGTGATTTGCTTTGCAGTTTTTGTTTTTGAAATAGTATTAAAAATTGAGTTCATTGTATAACTATCTTTTAAATCTTCTAAAGTTAAGTTTAGAGTAAATTCAATATTCGTATCTTTAAAATAATTACAAGCTTTTTTTACTAATTTTCTTGTCATTGATAGATAAAGTTTTGCTTTTTTCGATGCTTCTAAAAATCTAAAAGGTGATAATATAGTTCCATCTTCAAGTTGTATTCTCATCAATGTTTCATATTTTATTTCATTTGTTTTGTTATTTACTATTTTTTGTCCATATACTAAAAGATTGTCTTTTAAAAGAGCATTTCTTAGATTTTTGATTAGTTGCCTATTTTCTTTTAGTTTGTCGTAAATATTCATATTTTCATCTAAAAATAAGATATTTTTATTGTTTTCTTTTGCAACACGAAGTGCAAATTCTGCTCTTGTTAATAAATTATCACTAATAAGTTCATTACTACATGTACAAGCAACACCAATTGAAATAGTTAAATAAAAATTATTTTCATTTACATGTATTGGTTCAAAATTTATATTTTTTAATAGAGTATTACAAACTTTTTTTAATTCATTTAAAGAAAAATTTCCAAAAGCTAAAAATACAAAAATATCATTTGAAATTCTATAAATATTTAAATTTGTAGATTTATATTTTAGTAAATTGTTAGCAAACTCTTTTAATAGTAAATCACCTATTTCAAAGCCATAAAAATCATTTATATTTCTAAATCTATCTATGTTAATTATTGCTATTTTAGGATTAATTAAGGTCTTTAAATCTTTTAATAATTTTTGTCTATTGTCTAATGATGTAAGTTCATCTAAAAATTGTTCTTGAATGATTTTTTCTTTTTCAAAAAGCTGAGTTATATCATGTCTAATTGCAATATATTCAAGAATATTATGGTTATTATCCATAATTGGAATTATTGTTGTATCAACATAATAAGGTTCACCATCTTTTCTTTTATTGGTAATTATCCCTCTAAATATCTCTTTATTTAATAGAGTATTCCACATATCTTTGAAAAATTCTTTTGTCATACTTGGATGACGAATGATATTGTGACTTTTACCTATAAGTTCTTCTTTTTTATATCCAGAAATCTCACAAAATCTATCATTTACAAAAGTAATAATTCCCTTATTATTTGCTTTTGAGACAATAGAACTCTCATCAATAGCATTTTTGTATTCATTTAATAAAAAAAGTGTATCTAAAAGTTTTTCTTTATCAACATCACTATTTTCAATAATTTCGTTAATTTTATGTATATATTCTCTTTTTTGAGATATTAAGATATTTTGTTTTTCTAACTCTTTTTCTAATCTTTTTATTTCATCTAGTTTTTTCCATTTTGCAAAAAAAACTTCTCTTCCTTGAAATATTATCTTTTTTAAAAATGTTTCAACATAAAAATTTTCATTTTTGATTGTTTTATGCAACCATTCAAATTTTATAAAATCTTTTTCTTGGCACTCATTTAAAAGGTTTTGAAATTTAATAGATGAAACTTGATTATCTGCTTGATATAAAGGAGAAATTTGAGAATGATGCATAGATTTTATATCATTTTTTGATAATAAACCAAGCGTTTCAATAGCAGATTGATTACATTCTATAAAATAATCTTTATCAAAGATAATTATTGGATCATCACAAAATTCAAAGATATTTTTATAGAAATAATCCTTCTCAAACATTAATTTCTCCATTTTTTTATAAGTATTAATTATATAATTAATTGATTTAATTTTCTTCTTTTTTTAATTCTTTATATGTTTCTATTGTTTTTATTATTTCATCTTGTGTAGCTTTTCTTCTACAAGAAAGATAACCTTTTTCTCCATCACAAGATTCAAAAGGATAAATAGTTGCATATACCCAATAGTATCCCCCCTTTTTAGTAGAGTTTTTTACATACCCTGTCCAAATTTCTCCTTTTTTTATAGTTTCCCATAAATTTTTAAAAGCAATTTTTGGCATATCTTTATGTCTCACCATATTATGAGGTTTACCTATTAATTCATTTATATCATATTCTGCGATTTTACAAAAATCATCATTTGCAAATTGAATAATTCCTTTTTCATTAGTTTCACTAACTAAAAAAGCATAATCATCTAAAATAGTCTCTTTTTCATTAATCATTTTTGACCTTTAAAATTTTTTTATTTTTGCTTGATTTACTAAATTTTGTGCTAATGTATTTACATTTATAGATATTTCTGAGAGATTTTCTGATTCTTTTGCATTTTCTTGTGTCAATTTTTCCATAGAGATAATTGCTTGATTAATTTGCTCTATACCATTTATTTGTTTTTTGTTTGAATTATTAACCTGATGAATTATCTCAATTGTATCTGAAATCTTTTCATATAACTTTTCATAATCAGTTATCATATTATTTGAAATATTTTTCCCATTATTAGCTTTTGTTGTTGCATCTTCAACAAGTATTTTTATTTCTTTAGCTGCTTGAGCACTTCTTGAAGCTAAATTTCTTACTTCTGAAGCAACAACAGCAAATCCTTTTCCAGCTTCACCGGCAGTTGCTGCTTCAACAGCTGCATTAAGTGAAAGAATATTTGTTTGAAATGCAATTTGGTCAATAACTATAATTGCTTCATTTATTGCATGAACTTTTTGATTTATTTCGTCCATTGATAAAACAGTTTGATTTGCTAGTTTTTGACCTTTTGTAACAGAATTTTTTACTTCATTTCCTAATAAAGTCATCTTTTCATATTCTAAACCGTTGTTTTTACTAATTTGAGTAATACTTTCTATTGAACTAGAAGTCTCCTCAATTGAAGTAGCTTGTTCATTTGTTTTAATAGATAAGTTCTTCATAGATTCTTTTAAAATTTCAGAATTTTTTTCTAGTTCCTTTCCATTTTCAGAATTTTGTTT belongs to Arcobacter defluvii and includes:
- a CDS encoding EAL domain-containing protein yields the protein MFEKDYFYKNIFEFCDDPIIIFDKDYFIECNQSAIETLGLLSKNDIKSMHHSQISPLYQADNQVSSIKFQNLLNECQEKDFIKFEWLHKTIKNENFYVETFLKKIIFQGREVFFAKWKKLDEIKRLEKELEKQNILISQKREYIHKINEIIENSDVDKEKLLDTLFLLNEYKNAIDESSIVSKANNKGIITFVNDRFCEISGYKKEELIGKSHNIIRHPSMTKEFFKDMWNTLLNKEIFRGIITNKRKDGEPYYVDTTIIPIMDNNHNILEYIAIRHDITQLFEKEKIIQEQFLDELTSLDNRQKLLKDLKTLINPKIAIINIDRFRNINDFYGFEIGDLLLKEFANNLLKYKSTNLNIYRISNDIFVFLAFGNFSLNELKKVCNTLLKNINFEPIHVNENNFYLTISIGVACTCSNELISDNLLTRAEFALRVAKENNKNILFLDENMNIYDKLKENRQLIKNLRNALLKDNLLVYGQKIVNNKTNEIKYETLMRIQLEDGTILSPFRFLEASKKAKLYLSMTRKLVKKACNYFKDTNIEFTLNLTLEDLKDSYTMNSIFNTISKTKTAKQITFEIVESEGIEEFQEVNNFIINAKKIGCKIAIDDFGTGYSNFEYTIKLDIDIIKIDGSLIKNIHLDKNLELTVETIVTFAKALNIKTVAEFVHNKEVYECVKKLDIDYSQGYYLHEPEKLI
- a CDS encoding PAS domain-containing protein, encoding MINEKETILDDYAFLVSETNEKGIIQFANDDFCKIAEYDINELIGKPHNMVRHKDMPKIAFKNLWETIKKGEIWTGYVKNSTKKGGYYWVYATIYPFESCDGEKGYLSCRRKATQDEIIKTIETYKELKKEEN
- a CDS encoding methyl-accepting chemotaxis protein; translation: MNLKNRLIINNFILVLFFLFSVLSIFLSDIANLYFVSFLIFLFIIIVCLVNFIFWKEFSRNINFINDNLNNFINFIFFKENKINIKLNTNKNEFSKSNEDLYKAIKDFDTNLKMDMKIIGEMILVFDKIKKGIFRCRVKQNTKNPIIYTLKNSINKTLDSLENTFADIQDVTNEYTNDNFTKKIILNKDIEARLKTVVDGINMLGTVLANNAKQNSENGKELEKNSEILKESMKNLSIKTNEQATSIEETSSSIESITQISKNNGLEYEKMTLLGNEVKNSVTKGQKLANQTVLSMDEINQKVHAINEAIIVIDQIAFQTNILSLNAAVEAATAGEAGKGFAVVASEVRNLASRSAQAAKEIKILVEDATTKANNGKNISNNMITDYEKLYEKISDTIEIIHQVNNSNKKQINGIEQINQAIISMEKLTQENAKESENLSEISINVNTLAQNLVNQAKIKKF
- a CDS encoding DEAD/DEAH box helicase; protein product: MPFLKLNLLAQLNKSLVENDYINPTLIQEKVIPLILEKKDIIAKAQTGSGKTASFVLPLLQLWTNENYEGKAKIKALVLAPTRELALQISSNFEMFSKYLAKKPKIVSVIGGENLGQQLLDIQKGCDIVVATTGRLVDIINKKQLDLSKLEFFILDEADKMLDLGFEKELEILLEMIPTNRQNLLFSATYPTKIQNIISKITKKAIEVSIDEMPTVQKINQRAIAVNIENRSPLLRYLISTNNWEQILVFMANKRACDNIAFKFRKYNFDALSFHGDLSQEERNETLKDFKNKKIKILFATDIAARGLHIDDISCVVNFDLPRATADYIHRIGRTGRAGKSGEAISFIGLKDFEHFALIEKRCNIKLEKEQIEGFELIGTPQKIESTAPKKGKRKSKKDKLREQNLKD